In Thermodesulfobacteriota bacterium, one genomic interval encodes:
- a CDS encoding PTS sugar transporter subunit IIA — protein sequence MKLADYLDLKTVISNLNSSTKEDVIKELTQSISKTHPNINYERLLELFMEREELCSTAVDFGVAVPHAKLSGITDIILGFGRSTAGISFGSLDKKPSHFFITLIAPEEASGVHIQLLARISKVFKNQELRSRLMQCETNEEILELIIDEDEKY from the coding sequence ATGAAACTCGCAGACTACCTCGATCTAAAAACTGTAATATCCAACCTCAACTCAAGCACCAAAGAAGATGTAATTAAGGAACTTACCCAGAGCATTTCAAAAACTCATCCAAACATAAACTATGAAAGGCTTTTAGAGCTATTTATGGAACGTGAGGAGCTATGCAGCACAGCGGTGGATTTTGGAGTAGCAGTACCTCATGCAAAACTAAGCGGCATCACTGATATAATTTTGGGTTTTGGTAGAAGCACCGCAGGCATAAGTTTTGGATCATTAGACAAAAAGCCTTCTCACTTTTTCATTACACTCATCGCGCCGGAGGAAGCTAGCGGAGTTCATATCCAGCTACTGGCTAGGATTTCAAAGGTCTTTAAGAATCAAGAATTAAGATCAAGATTAATGCAGTGTGAGACCAACGAAGAGATATTGGAATTAATTATTGATGAAGATGAGAAGTATTGA
- the rpoN gene encoding RNA polymerase factor sigma-54 — MSTNLSQTTSQRQVLQQRLILTQDLQLFLKLIQMNTLELKDYLEEQLIENPTLEESQEPNEKTQEDSKEEFDLSQIGDDRILGSHDSDVPHYSAREFMDDGGEEETPWENRISSADSLIDHLEWQLKMSDLTPDEKEIASIIIGNTNEDGYLEIDIEEIARIYINTTKDNQNSIDSEYVSDIAAEILDEIQNSFDPTGVCSRSLKECLKLQALDLGYPEDGLVIKIIDEHFAELSEGDLTNIMDVISDSSQQVQDAMAVISSLEPRPGRPFFEKDSEKYIVPDFYVYNVGDELQIQLNKDFPRVRISNYYRNLIKKEKTLPPEAKQFIKEKLEAAQRIMKCLDEREQTVKKIISKIVDVQREFFEHGKEYIKPLILKDVAQSVGVHESTVSRITSRRYIQTPQGTIELKSLFSRKIEASNGQDVSFEKVKSIMKNIIAGELPESPYSDEDISKIFERRNIKVARRTVAKYRKILKIPSSSVRSRQYKENKSESNGNY, encoded by the coding sequence ATGAGCACAAATTTAAGCCAGACGACTTCTCAAAGACAGGTCCTACAACAGCGCCTTATATTAACTCAAGATCTTCAGCTATTTCTAAAGCTGATCCAGATGAATACACTTGAATTAAAAGATTATCTTGAAGAGCAGCTGATAGAAAATCCTACATTAGAAGAATCTCAAGAGCCTAACGAGAAAACACAAGAAGATTCCAAAGAAGAATTTGATTTAAGTCAGATCGGCGATGATAGAATATTGGGATCCCACGATAGTGACGTTCCGCATTATTCTGCAAGAGAGTTTATGGATGATGGTGGAGAAGAAGAGACGCCGTGGGAAAACCGTATAAGTTCAGCTGATTCTCTCATTGACCATCTGGAATGGCAATTAAAGATGTCAGACTTAACCCCAGATGAAAAAGAGATTGCCTCAATTATTATAGGTAATACGAATGAGGATGGATACCTTGAAATTGATATAGAAGAAATAGCCCGCATATATATAAATACAACTAAAGATAATCAAAACTCTATAGATTCTGAGTATGTGAGTGATATCGCAGCTGAAATATTAGATGAAATACAAAATTCGTTCGATCCTACCGGTGTCTGCTCAAGGAGCTTGAAAGAGTGTCTAAAGTTACAGGCTCTTGACCTGGGTTACCCTGAGGATGGTCTGGTAATTAAAATCATTGACGAGCATTTTGCAGAACTTAGCGAAGGCGACTTAACAAATATTATGGATGTGATTTCTGATTCTTCACAACAAGTACAAGATGCAATGGCAGTAATTTCATCGCTTGAGCCAAGACCGGGAAGACCATTTTTTGAAAAAGATTCCGAGAAGTATATAGTTCCTGATTTTTATGTCTATAACGTTGGTGATGAGCTTCAGATACAACTTAATAAAGATTTTCCCAGGGTAAGGATCAGCAATTATTACCGCAATTTGATTAAAAAAGAAAAGACTCTACCTCCAGAAGCCAAGCAATTTATTAAAGAAAAGTTAGAGGCAGCCCAAAGAATTATGAAATGCCTTGATGAGAGAGAGCAAACAGTTAAGAAAATTATCTCTAAAATTGTAGATGTTCAGCGTGAGTTTTTCGAGCATGGCAAAGAGTATATTAAACCACTTATATTAAAAGATGTTGCACAATCAGTTGGCGTTCACGAATCCACTGTGAGCCGTATAACAAGTAGAAGATATATTCAAACCCCCCAAGGAACAATAGAGCTTAAGTCTTTGTTCTCAAGAAAAATTGAAGCTTCAAACGGACAGGACGTCTCATTTGAGAAAGTTAAATCGATTATGAAAAATATTATTGCAGGTGAGCTCCCGGAAAGCCCATATTCTGACGAGGACATCTCAAAAATATTTGAACGCCGAAATATTAAGGTTGCAAGAAGAACAGTTGCAAAATACAGGAAAATACTTAAAATACCTTCGTCTTCAGTAAGGTCCAGACAGTATAAGGAAAACAAAAGTGAAAGTAACGGTAACTACTAG
- a CDS encoding PTS sugar transporter subunit IIA: protein MIGIVLVTHGDLAKELIAAVNFVLSSKPSVKISGVSLDPDREFESFKQDIKNAIKKVKAKDGILLVTDMFGGTPSNISLTFLEENKVEVISGVNLPMLLKLATLSESVTLDEAVKIAEAAGRDNIIVASKLLQNR from the coding sequence ATGATCGGGATAGTATTAGTTACACATGGAGATCTGGCAAAAGAGCTTATAGCTGCTGTTAACTTTGTACTATCTTCTAAGCCTTCTGTAAAAATAAGCGGCGTTAGTCTTGATCCGGATAGAGAGTTTGAGAGCTTTAAGCAGGATATAAAAAACGCTATTAAAAAAGTAAAAGCTAAAGACGGCATTTTGCTAGTAACCGATATGTTTGGAGGTACTCCATCTAATATCAGCCTTACATTCCTTGAAGAAAATAAGGTCGAAGTTATTTCTGGTGTTAATCTTCCTATGCTATTAAAATTAGCCACCCTTTCTGAAAGTGTTACCCTAGATGAGGCGGTTAAGATAGCTGAAGCTGCTGGACGAGACAATATCATAGTAGCAAGTAAACTCCTTCAAAATAGGTAA
- the raiA gene encoding ribosome-associated translation inhibitor RaiA, whose protein sequence is MKVTVTTRHIKDTKTAEKIKAYALKKTRRIERYVGTDKDSADLRFVLSSEKFRDKAEMILSAGHIKATSSVESNDMYAAIDSVVDTIIKQLKKQNEKITKEKRRIGARSKEEITEQFSTESYELTDLKIHKLPQKPMSREEASLQLKVSDANFVAFRNSENGEMNVIYLSRRGQKILIEP, encoded by the coding sequence GTGAAAGTAACGGTAACTACTAGGCATATTAAAGACACAAAAACTGCCGAAAAAATAAAGGCTTACGCTCTTAAGAAAACTAGAAGAATTGAGCGCTATGTTGGCACAGATAAAGATTCTGCGGATCTTAGGTTTGTTCTTTCTTCTGAAAAGTTTAGGGATAAAGCAGAGATGATATTAAGCGCAGGCCATATAAAAGCTACAAGCTCTGTTGAGAGCAACGATATGTATGCAGCGATTGATAGTGTTGTGGATACAATCATCAAGCAGCTGAAAAAACAAAATGAGAAAATAACAAAAGAAAAAAGAAGAATAGGCGCAAGATCAAAAGAAGAAATCACTGAGCAATTTAGCACTGAGAGCTATGAGCTTACGGACCTTAAGATTCACAAACTGCCGCAAAAACCAATGTCTAGAGAAGAAGCCTCCCTTCAGCTCAAAGTATCAGATGCTAATTTTGTGGCATTTAGAAATAGCGAAAACGGCGAGATGAATGTGATTTACTTAAGCCGAAGAGGTCAGAAAATCTTGATTGAGCCCTAA
- a CDS encoding DUF2905 domain-containing protein, which yields MGKIVIILGIFLIVLGLLIEFYPRVPFIGKLPGDFYIKQENFSFYFPLATSIILSVILSLAIYILSKFR from the coding sequence TTGGGCAAAATTGTTATTATTTTAGGGATATTTCTTATAGTTTTAGGACTCTTAATAGAGTTTTATCCTAGGGTGCCATTTATTGGAAAACTACCCGGAGACTTCTATATCAAGCAGGAAAATTTCTCCTTCTATTTCCCGCTTGCTACATCAATTATATTAAGCGTCATTCTAAGTTTGGCTATCTATATACTCTCTAAGTTTAGATAG
- the leuD gene encoding 3-isopropylmalate dehydratase small subunit produces the protein MEPLERVHGRVAPLDRINVDTDQIIPKQFLKRVERTGFGEFLFFDWRYHEDGTPNPDFELNHDHHQDAKILLTSHNFGSGSSREHAPWALREYGFQVIIAPSFADIFYNNCFKNAILPIVLPEEKVKELFSIVNSKKGHDLSVDLRSQTISDDEGWSIEFDIDPFKKKSLLEGLDDIGHSLQHEDKITTYEDKHSDERKWVIPNNPS, from the coding sequence ATGGAACCATTAGAAAGAGTACACGGCAGAGTGGCGCCGCTAGATAGAATAAACGTTGATACAGATCAAATAATACCAAAACAGTTTTTAAAAAGAGTTGAAAGAACCGGTTTTGGAGAGTTTTTGTTCTTTGACTGGCGCTACCATGAAGACGGAACACCTAATCCTGATTTTGAACTTAACCATGATCATCACCAGGATGCGAAGATACTGCTCACAAGCCACAACTTCGGAAGCGGAAGTTCACGAGAGCACGCACCATGGGCTCTTAGAGAATATGGTTTTCAGGTAATTATTGCACCCTCATTTGCAGACATCTTTTATAACAATTGTTTTAAAAATGCCATCTTACCGATCGTTCTACCCGAGGAAAAAGTAAAAGAGCTCTTTAGTATTGTGAATTCTAAAAAAGGTCATGACCTTAGTGTGGATTTAAGATCACAAACTATCTCAGATGATGAGGGATGGTCAATTGAATTTGATATAGACCCGTTTAAGAAAAAGAGTCTACTTGAAGGGCTTGATGATATAGGTCACTCGCTTCAGCATGAAGATAAAATAACCACCTATGAAGATAAGCACTCTGATGAAAGAAAGTGGGTAATACCAAACAATCCGTCTTAA
- the rapZ gene encoding RNase adapter RapZ — MTNLVIISGLSGSGKSTAVKVLEDLGYYCVDNIPPTLLPNFIELCENSDKGINQVALVIDIREKVSFDSAPSVIEEFKNKGYPVDMIFLESSDAALVKRYKETRRKHPLSDDGDIQAGISKERKMLEKLKEISNYTIDTSELNVHDLSEIIKNKFNKPSSQNILINIISFGFKHGIPNDADMIFDVRFLPNPHFVDGLRELTGVDPKVAEYVMSKEETQEFIEKITSFLDYLIPNYEKEGKSYLTIAIGCTGGKHRSVAIAEKLTERYNNLSPVTRHRDISKI; from the coding sequence ATGACTAATCTAGTTATAATTAGCGGACTTTCGGGATCTGGTAAAAGTACTGCAGTTAAGGTCTTAGAAGACCTTGGCTATTATTGTGTCGACAATATTCCGCCTACCCTTTTGCCAAATTTTATAGAACTTTGTGAGAATTCAGATAAAGGCATTAATCAGGTTGCGCTGGTAATAGATATAAGAGAGAAGGTATCATTTGACAGTGCACCTTCTGTAATTGAGGAGTTTAAAAACAAAGGCTATCCGGTAGACATGATCTTTTTAGAATCATCAGATGCGGCGCTTGTAAAACGCTACAAAGAGACAAGAAGAAAGCATCCCCTTTCAGACGATGGCGATATACAAGCAGGTATAAGTAAAGAGAGAAAGATGCTTGAGAAACTAAAAGAGATCTCTAACTATACAATTGATACATCGGAGCTAAACGTTCATGATTTGTCGGAAATTATAAAGAACAAATTCAACAAACCAAGCTCGCAAAACATTTTAATTAATATTATTTCTTTTGGTTTTAAACATGGTATACCTAATGATGCAGATATGATCTTTGATGTCAGGTTTCTTCCCAACCCCCATTTTGTAGACGGCTTAAGGGAACTAACTGGAGTTGACCCCAAAGTGGCTGAATACGTCATGAGCAAAGAGGAAACACAGGAATTTATTGAAAAGATAACAAGTTTTTTGGATTACTTAATTCCAAATTATGAGAAGGAAGGGAAATCGTATTTGACCATTGCAATAGGATGTACAGGCGGGAAACATAGGTCGGTCGCAATAGCAGAGAAACTAACTGAGCGCTATAATAATTTATCGCCTGTAACAAGACATAGGGACATATCAAAAATCTAG